A single genomic interval of Psychroserpens sp. NJDZ02 harbors:
- a CDS encoding MutS-related protein, protein MTDSNSYYSANITNYAAEVSKLYKQLTSLSIARLLVFIATAIGGYFTFGSWPLFAGVLVAGAIGFVFLLSKYTTIKATYNLKKELVTINKEELKINSGDFFDRDGGLQFQDPSHNYALDIDLFGRGSFYQFINRTTIDDGSQALANSLKANATEGIVLRQEAIKELASKADWRQQFQANAGLIKVETKATTILEFLKSHQPILPRFFKSIPSIISVLTLIIFGLAIAKLIPIPMTGYWLLVGLIISGRYVKKINVLSANTDKMRDTFRQYAVLLSAIENETFTAPLLLEKQAQIQLKDKKASQILRELSKAMDALDNRSNLISALFGNGYFLTDIKNTYAIEQWLQNYSDIVEDWFEVVAFFDAYNSLGNYSFNHQQYVYPRIVEKNSDTSVTGLGHPLLKSEKRVDNDFEIKNQQFFIITGANMAGKSTFLRTVSLHIVMANVGLPVCAKSSVYSPVKLITSMRTSDSLTDDSSYFFSELTRLKYIVDAIKKDNYFIILDEILKGTNSTDKAIGSRKFVEKLVASHATGIIATHDLSLCEIEDHLKEVKNYYFDAQIIADELYFDYTFKKGICQNMNASFLLKKMEIV, encoded by the coding sequence ATGACAGATTCTAATTCTTATTACAGTGCTAATATCACTAATTATGCAGCCGAAGTTTCAAAACTGTATAAACAATTAACGTCTTTAAGTATTGCAAGACTTTTAGTTTTTATAGCCACAGCAATTGGTGGTTATTTTACTTTTGGATCCTGGCCTTTATTTGCGGGTGTTTTAGTTGCGGGGGCTATTGGTTTTGTTTTTTTATTGTCAAAATATACAACAATCAAGGCGACGTATAATTTGAAAAAAGAACTAGTAACCATTAATAAAGAGGAATTAAAAATTAATTCTGGCGATTTTTTTGATCGTGATGGGGGACTTCAGTTTCAAGATCCAAGCCATAATTATGCGTTAGATATTGATTTGTTTGGACGAGGTAGTTTTTACCAATTTATAAACAGAACAACTATTGATGATGGTTCTCAAGCTTTGGCTAATAGTTTAAAGGCAAATGCTACAGAGGGTATCGTGTTAAGACAAGAGGCGATTAAAGAATTAGCTTCTAAAGCAGATTGGAGACAACAATTTCAAGCAAATGCTGGACTAATTAAAGTGGAGACTAAAGCCACAACCATCCTTGAGTTTTTAAAATCACACCAACCTATTTTACCTCGATTTTTTAAATCTATACCTTCAATTATTTCAGTTTTGACTCTGATTATTTTTGGTTTAGCTATCGCGAAATTAATTCCTATCCCTATGACTGGGTATTGGTTGTTGGTCGGTTTGATTATTTCGGGGCGTTACGTCAAAAAAATAAATGTGTTATCTGCCAATACAGATAAAATGCGTGATACTTTCAGACAATATGCGGTACTATTAAGTGCTATTGAAAATGAAACTTTTACTGCTCCATTATTATTGGAGAAACAAGCTCAAATTCAACTTAAAGACAAAAAAGCCTCTCAAATTTTAAGAGAGTTATCTAAGGCTATGGATGCTTTAGATAACAGGAGCAATTTGATTTCGGCGCTTTTTGGGAATGGGTATTTTTTAACAGATATAAAAAACACTTATGCGATAGAGCAGTGGTTGCAAAACTATAGTGATATAGTAGAGGATTGGTTTGAAGTAGTAGCCTTTTTTGATGCTTATAACAGTTTAGGTAACTATAGTTTTAATCATCAACAGTATGTTTATCCTCGAATAGTGGAAAAAAACAGTGACACAAGCGTAACGGGATTAGGACATCCCTTGTTAAAATCAGAAAAGCGTGTGGATAATGATTTTGAAATAAAAAATCAGCAGTTCTTTATTATTACAGGCGCTAATATGGCTGGTAAAAGTACCTTTTTACGTACTGTCTCTTTACATATTGTTATGGCTAATGTTGGATTGCCTGTATGTGCAAAATCATCGGTTTATAGTCCTGTAAAATTGATTACAAGCATGCGCACAAGCGATTCGCTAACGGATGATAGTAGTTACTTCTTTTCGGAGTTGACACGTTTAAAATATATCGTAGACGCTATTAAGAAAGATAATTACTTTATTATTTTAGATGAAATCTTAAAAGGAACCAATAGTACGGATAAAGCTATTGGGTCACGCAAGTTTGTAGAAAAGTTAGTGGCAAGTCATGCAACTGGTATAATTGCGACACATGATTTAAGTTTATGTGAAATTGAAGACCATTTAAAAGAGGTTAAAAACTACTATTTTGATGCGCAAATCATTGCTGATGAGTTGTATTTTGATTACACCTTTAAAAAAGGAATTTGTCAGAATATGAATGCGAGTTTCTTATTGAAGAAGATGGAGATTGTTTAG
- a CDS encoding AAA family ATPase: MTTNQHQYIYYGTKANTVEIEKFVLHTLAINKQAKASNRKKTPVCIWGKHGIGKTELVESIAKEHGYKFTYIAPAQFEEMGDLLGMPKIVDNETITVAPSWVPTVDQPGILLIDDVNRADDRILRGIMQLLQNHELASWKLPEQWHIILTANPDGGDYSVTPMDDAMLTRMLHITAEFDLQAWAEWALKKGVDQRGVNFVLTYPEIVTGQRTTPRSLVQFFTSIAGIKDLKKELPLVRMLADSCLDANASAAFISFVQQNQSKLISPEEIINTKKFAEDVEAHLNELVIAEHRIDILATLCTRLTLYLKSLEKKCSKAQLENVKLFLKMEIIPNDIRLSMLGDLTKTTSVKSILLDPALSKLLLQKM, translated from the coding sequence ATGACAACCAACCAACATCAATACATATATTACGGCACAAAGGCCAATACTGTTGAAATTGAAAAATTTGTACTTCATACACTCGCTATAAATAAACAAGCTAAGGCTTCTAATCGCAAAAAAACACCCGTATGCATATGGGGGAAACATGGTATAGGAAAAACAGAATTAGTAGAAAGTATTGCCAAAGAACACGGGTATAAATTCACCTATATTGCACCTGCCCAATTTGAAGAAATGGGAGATTTATTAGGGATGCCCAAAATTGTAGATAATGAAACGATTACTGTAGCTCCATCTTGGGTACCTACTGTAGATCAACCAGGTATTCTATTAATTGATGATGTAAATAGAGCAGATGATCGGATTTTAAGAGGCATCATGCAATTGCTTCAAAATCATGAATTAGCGAGTTGGAAGTTGCCAGAACAGTGGCATATTATTTTAACAGCCAATCCTGATGGTGGTGATTATTCTGTGACCCCTATGGATGATGCTATGTTAACACGGATGCTTCATATTACAGCCGAATTTGATTTACAGGCTTGGGCTGAATGGGCTCTTAAAAAAGGTGTTGATCAACGAGGGGTTAATTTTGTGCTGACCTATCCAGAAATTGTAACCGGTCAGCGTACAACTCCACGTTCTTTAGTTCAATTTTTTACTTCAATTGCCGGTATTAAAGATTTAAAAAAAGAACTTCCTTTGGTAAGGATGTTAGCTGATTCTTGTTTAGATGCCAATGCCAGTGCTGCTTTTATTTCTTTTGTACAGCAAAATCAAAGTAAATTAATAAGTCCGGAAGAAATTATAAATACAAAAAAATTCGCTGAAGATGTTGAAGCGCATCTTAACGAATTAGTTATAGCAGAACACCGAATAGATATTCTTGCTACACTTTGTACTCGTTTAACATTATATCTTAAATCATTAGAAAAAAAATGTTCTAAAGCACAATTAGAAAATGTAAAACTGTTTCTTAAAATGGAAATTATACCCAATGATATTCGTTTGTCTATGTTGGGCGATTTAACCAAAACAACCTCAGTAAAATCTATTTTATTAGACCCAGCATTAAGTAAGTTATTATTACAAAAAATGTAA
- a CDS encoding Ig-like domain-containing protein, giving the protein MQNRLLNFCFYSVLALTFINCANRGNISGGEKDITPPVILKTIPENYSTNFNSKEIRIYFDEYVKTKDLTKQLVISPPMKQTPDITPLGTASKYVTIKISDTLQPNTTYAINFGNSIVDNNEENPYPYYRYVFSTGSHIDSLSVKGSVMDAIKRQTDPFISVHLYEADSTYTDSIVYKENPKYITNTLDSTTNFKIENLKAGLYKLVALKDNNSNNKFEQKSDKIGFYEDFITVSSDTSAFYKLKLFKETVDYKAEKPRLVSGEKIAFGFQGDDYKSMSIDLLSDAPSDYDYRYFKDEKTDTLNYYYKPKLEVDSLIFKVTNKTIIDTFTVRIKDNKRDSLLLKTNPSSTIDFFETLKISANIPITTFDKTKMNILDKDSTSVAFTTKLDTLQNTIEVVFDKTEDNVYKVQLLPNTVTDFFNTANDTLSYNLRTAKESGLGNARVNIKNAEYPLIVQFVNTTGDVKYEEYVTKAAPIDFYYLKPGEYYVRVIFDSNKNGKYDPGNFLKQTQAERVSYTKKLEEIRSGWEVIIDFILD; this is encoded by the coding sequence ATGCAAAACCGTCTCTTAAATTTTTGTTTTTATAGTGTTTTAGCACTGACTTTTATTAATTGTGCAAATAGAGGAAATATTTCTGGGGGAGAGAAGGATATAACGCCACCTGTTATTCTTAAAACAATTCCAGAAAACTATTCTACAAACTTTAATAGTAAAGAGATTAGAATTTATTTTGATGAGTATGTTAAAACCAAAGACCTAACCAAACAGCTGGTTATATCTCCGCCAATGAAGCAGACTCCTGATATTACACCTTTAGGAACAGCTAGCAAATATGTGACGATAAAAATTTCTGACACATTACAACCCAATACGACCTACGCTATTAATTTTGGGAATAGCATTGTAGACAACAACGAAGAAAATCCTTACCCTTACTATAGATATGTCTTTTCCACAGGGAGCCATATCGATTCATTATCCGTAAAAGGAAGCGTAATGGATGCCATCAAAAGGCAAACAGATCCTTTTATTTCGGTGCACTTATATGAAGCAGACTCCACTTATACAGATTCTATTGTCTATAAAGAAAATCCAAAATACATTACTAACACTTTAGATAGCACCACTAATTTTAAAATTGAAAATTTAAAAGCTGGTCTTTATAAACTTGTTGCTTTAAAAGATAATAACTCTAATAATAAGTTTGAACAAAAATCTGATAAAATAGGGTTTTACGAAGATTTTATAACGGTATCAAGCGACACTTCTGCTTTTTACAAATTAAAATTATTTAAAGAAACAGTAGATTACAAAGCAGAAAAACCAAGGTTAGTTTCTGGAGAAAAAATAGCTTTTGGTTTTCAGGGGGACGATTACAAAAGCATGTCCATCGATTTATTATCTGACGCCCCTTCAGATTATGACTACCGTTATTTTAAGGACGAAAAAACAGATACTTTAAATTATTACTACAAACCAAAATTAGAGGTAGACTCGTTAATATTTAAAGTTACAAATAAAACTATTATTGACACGTTTACAGTTAGAATCAAAGACAACAAGAGAGATTCGTTATTACTAAAGACTAATCCAAGCAGTACTATTGACTTCTTTGAAACCTTAAAAATATCGGCAAATATTCCTATCACTACATTTGATAAAACTAAAATGAATATCTTAGACAAAGACTCTACAAGCGTAGCGTTTACAACTAAGTTAGATACACTACAGAACACTATAGAAGTTGTTTTTGATAAAACAGAAGACAATGTTTATAAAGTACAGTTACTACCAAATACAGTTACTGACTTTTTCAACACCGCCAACGATACTTTAAGCTATAATTTAAGAACCGCAAAAGAATCAGGACTTGGTAACGCTAGAGTTAATATTAAGAATGCAGAATACCCTTTAATTGTGCAATTTGTTAATACAACAGGAGATGTCAAATACGAAGAGTATGTTACAAAAGCAGCACCAATAGATTTTTATTATTTAAAACCGGGAGAATATTACGTTAGAGTTATTTTTGACTCTAATAAAAACGGAAAATATGACCCTGGAAACTTCCTTAAACAAACACAAGCAGAACGTGTAAGTTATACAAAAAAACTTGAGGAGATAAGATCTGGATGGGAAGTGATTATTGATTTTATTCTAGACTAA
- a CDS encoding nitrilase family protein: MNTLLHIAIIQSNLIWENPAQNRLNFMQKIEELDTNVDLIILPEMFTSGFTMSPEVVAETMDGITIQWMLSLASRKATAIVGSLVIKENDNYYNRLVFVHPNGVIDSYNKRHTFTLAGEDKVYTKGEAQLIVNYKGFKIKPLVCYDLRFPVWSRLADNYDILIYVANWPTKRILAWDTLLQARAIENMSYCIGVNRVGLDANNYHYPGHSTVYSALGEKLTDIKPDLEGVLLVTLSKSHIETTRNKLRFLDDKDLFSLE, from the coding sequence TTGAATACACTATTACATATTGCAATTATTCAGTCTAATTTGATTTGGGAAAATCCTGCTCAAAATAGGCTGAATTTTATGCAAAAAATCGAAGAACTAGATACTAATGTTGATCTTATCATATTACCAGAAATGTTTACTTCTGGTTTTACAATGTCTCCAGAGGTTGTGGCAGAAACAATGGATGGTATTACTATCCAATGGATGTTGTCATTGGCTAGTCGCAAAGCTACTGCAATTGTGGGTAGCTTGGTCATTAAAGAAAATGATAACTATTACAACCGTTTAGTTTTTGTACACCCCAATGGTGTTATAGATAGTTATAACAAACGTCATACATTTACCTTAGCAGGAGAAGATAAAGTTTATACAAAAGGCGAAGCGCAATTAATTGTAAATTATAAAGGGTTTAAAATTAAACCGCTTGTTTGTTACGATTTACGTTTTCCGGTTTGGTCTAGGTTAGCGGATAATTATGATATCTTGATATACGTTGCTAATTGGCCAACAAAACGTATTTTGGCTTGGGATACTTTGCTGCAAGCAAGAGCTATTGAAAATATGAGCTATTGCATTGGTGTAAACAGAGTAGGGTTAGATGCTAATAATTATCATTATCCCGGACACTCCACAGTGTATAGTGCTTTAGGTGAAAAACTAACAGATATAAAGCCTGATTTAGAAGGTGTTTTGTTAGTTACTCTAAGTAAATCACATATTGAAACGACTAGAAATAAGTTAAGATTTTTAGACGATAAAGACTTGTTTAGTCTAGAATAA
- a CDS encoding M28 family peptidase, translated as MKRFYPLYLLVLSTTLISCKTQTAEAPKKVDKTVALGQYSFSTAALLEDVKTLSSDAFEGRRTGTKGAELARDYIIKRFTELGVKPLVPGYNQPFSFETSKKYEGANVLGVVKGTLQSDTYIVVSAHYDHEGIKNGKIYNGADDDASGISALFAFAESFAENPPKHNVILAAFDAEELGLKGAYHFVEDNAVQKRNVVLNLNMDMISRSEDKQLFAVGSRYYPILKPTLQNFEAIGGVALVIDHEGITKAEDWTFSSDHAAFHKAEIPFIYFGVADHEDYHEPTDDFENINQQFYKDAVEAIITVFNQFDNLDL; from the coding sequence ATGAAAAGATTCTACCCTCTATATTTATTGGTACTAAGTACCACGCTTATTAGTTGTAAAACACAAACTGCTGAAGCACCAAAAAAAGTCGATAAAACAGTTGCTTTAGGACAGTATTCGTTTTCGACAGCGGCGTTACTAGAAGATGTTAAAACCTTGTCTTCTGATGCTTTTGAAGGTCGCAGAACCGGAACTAAAGGGGCGGAATTAGCAAGGGATTATATTATCAAACGTTTTACGGAGTTAGGGGTTAAGCCTCTAGTGCCGGGTTACAATCAACCTTTTTCTTTTGAAACAAGTAAAAAATATGAAGGGGCTAATGTTTTAGGTGTTGTTAAAGGGACTTTACAGAGTGATACATACATTGTGGTATCGGCACATTACGATCATGAAGGTATTAAAAACGGGAAAATTTATAACGGAGCAGATGATGATGCTTCTGGTATTAGTGCGTTGTTCGCTTTCGCGGAATCTTTTGCCGAGAACCCACCAAAACATAATGTGATTTTAGCGGCATTTGATGCTGAAGAATTAGGTTTGAAGGGAGCATATCATTTTGTAGAAGATAATGCTGTGCAAAAACGAAACGTAGTACTTAATTTAAATATGGATATGATTAGTAGAAGTGAGGATAAACAGTTATTTGCTGTTGGGTCACGTTACTATCCCATTTTAAAACCAACACTTCAAAATTTTGAAGCTATAGGTGGTGTCGCATTAGTAATAGACCATGAAGGGATAACCAAAGCAGAAGATTGGACGTTTTCAAGTGATCATGCCGCATTTCATAAAGCTGAAATTCCATTTATCTATTTTGGCGTTGCGGACCATGAAGATTATCATGAGCCTACAGATGATTTTGAAAATATTAATCAACAGTTTTACAAAGATGCAGTAGAAGCTATAATTACTGTATTTAATCAATTTGATAATTTAGATTTATAA
- a CDS encoding VWA-like domain-containing protein yields MDIIQDISKTTIKLIIQDPFYGHFFTHILRKSNPKIKTASITLTETGSILLEVNEDYWKTLSIDLKIGCIKHQILHIVFKHIYAIKKYGNAKLFHIAADLVVNQYLKSTQLHERAIVLDDFPFLNLKIKESVGYYYKRLQEVYPLNSTTSSSTGDTFEKTTLLEEHKGWSAFQQQSGAEKQITAEKLDTYAQMSAKRLKTTDFGNLPGELISYLTEVEKRLNPVVNWKRVLRLYMQNSRKTYLKTTLKKPSRRYGTLPGIKIKQKQKILIAIDTSGSIDENDLSSFFSEVYSVWKQSPDIRIVLCDTEIHEQYPYKGILPAIVGGGGGTNFNPPIQFSNTYRPDVLLYFTDGHALAPNIKSRTPIIWIISSDGLSKSDPAWEALPGRKVKLSLS; encoded by the coding sequence ATGGATATAATACAAGACATCTCTAAAACGACTATTAAACTTATCATTCAAGACCCTTTTTATGGGCACTTTTTTACACATATATTAAGAAAAAGTAATCCTAAAATAAAAACGGCAAGTATAACTTTGACAGAGACGGGTAGTATTCTTTTAGAAGTAAATGAAGATTATTGGAAAACCTTGTCTATTGATTTAAAAATTGGTTGCATTAAACATCAAATACTGCACATTGTATTCAAACATATTTATGCAATAAAAAAATATGGGAATGCAAAATTATTTCATATTGCGGCTGACCTTGTGGTTAATCAATATTTAAAAAGCACACAGTTGCATGAGCGTGCGATAGTATTAGATGATTTTCCTTTTTTAAACTTAAAAATAAAAGAGTCTGTTGGTTATTATTATAAGCGTTTACAAGAGGTGTATCCTTTAAATTCAACAACATCTTCTAGTACAGGAGATACATTTGAAAAAACAACACTATTAGAAGAGCATAAGGGCTGGTCTGCTTTTCAACAACAGAGCGGTGCTGAAAAGCAGATAACGGCAGAGAAATTAGATACTTATGCGCAAATGAGTGCAAAAAGATTAAAAACTACAGATTTCGGTAATCTTCCAGGTGAATTAATTTCGTACTTAACTGAGGTTGAAAAAAGATTAAATCCTGTTGTTAACTGGAAAAGAGTACTTCGTCTTTATATGCAAAATAGTAGAAAAACATATTTAAAAACGACGTTAAAAAAGCCGTCTCGAAGATATGGCACATTACCAGGTATAAAAATAAAACAAAAACAAAAAATTTTAATTGCTATTGATACGTCCGGTAGTATTGATGAGAATGATTTGAGTAGTTTTTTTTCAGAAGTATATTCTGTTTGGAAGCAAAGCCCTGATATCCGAATTGTTTTATGTGATACCGAAATACATGAGCAATATCCTTATAAAGGGATACTTCCTGCCATTGTTGGCGGTGGTGGAGGTACCAACTTTAATCCGCCAATTCAATTTTCTAATACCTATCGACCAGATGTATTATTGTATTTTACAGATGGACATGCGCTAGCTCCAAATATAAAAAGTCGTACGCCTATTATTTGGATTATTAGTTCCGACGGACTTTCTAAATCCGATCCAGCATGGGAAGCACTGCCGGGACGAAAAGTTAAGTTGTCTTTAAGTTAA
- a CDS encoding ComF family protein encodes MNLEALINLFFPKVCNACKNHLSDNEVFLCTDCRHVLPITNFHKNNDPFVKNIFYGRAQIEAATALLRFEKKGIVQHLLHQLKYGQNEAVSDFFGQWLGEELSACEDYKTVDLVIPVPLYPKKLKKRGYNQVTKFGQNIAKALDIVYSEDLLTKITTSTSSQASKTRLERWQLNNETFSITHLHKLENKHILLVDDIITTGNTLEACILELNKAKNIKISVAAIAIA; translated from the coding sequence ATGAACTTAGAAGCATTAATTAATCTATTTTTTCCCAAGGTTTGTAATGCTTGTAAAAATCACTTATCTGATAACGAAGTCTTTTTATGTACCGATTGTAGACATGTTTTACCAATAACTAATTTTCACAAAAACAATGATCCGTTCGTAAAAAATATTTTTTATGGCCGTGCACAAATTGAAGCAGCTACTGCGTTATTAAGATTCGAAAAAAAAGGAATTGTACAACACTTGCTTCACCAATTAAAATACGGACAAAACGAAGCCGTTAGTGACTTTTTCGGACAATGGCTAGGCGAAGAACTTAGCGCTTGCGAGGACTACAAAACAGTAGACTTGGTAATCCCTGTGCCATTATATCCTAAAAAATTAAAAAAAAGAGGCTACAATCAAGTTACTAAATTCGGTCAAAATATAGCCAAAGCCTTAGATATTGTATACTCGGAAGATTTACTTACCAAAATAACCACTAGTACTTCGTCTCAAGCCAGCAAAACAAGACTTGAAAGATGGCAACTAAATAACGAAACCTTTTCTATAACCCACTTACATAAGCTTGAAAACAAACATATCCTTTTGGTCGATGATATTATCACCACTGGAAATACATTAGAAGCCTGTATTTTAGAACTGAATAAAGCTAAAAATATAAAAATAAGTGTTGCCGCAATAGCAATAGCATAG
- a CDS encoding sensor histidine kinase, whose amino-acid sequence MIDFKKHTSQILVHILFWMLFMFVSLFIFSRYYWAENPFLQYLSILGVIVYVNHFVLLPFFVKRKWYVLYGLLFIAISFFATQVYCDFFAQCGCSIMKCLSDYLWQTLVPLIFFSFIWMLFRFLDEQRLKEDMIKQHTEMELKFLKSQINPHVLFNNLNTIYSYSIEKPNETPELILMLSDNLKHVLYDSNAAFVDLEKELHFLDNYIKFQKIRTEGVKHIEYTANVMSGYSKIGPLLLITIIENAFKHSTLNSTIFIQLTEKDNTLVCTCINEFEHNNIDNTDSKIGFKNLKKRLDLLYPNKHRLHIEKTDQFKVILTLDLS is encoded by the coding sequence ATGATAGATTTTAAAAAACATACCTCGCAAATATTAGTGCATATTTTATTTTGGATGCTATTTATGTTTGTGTCCTTATTTATCTTCTCAAGGTATTATTGGGCTGAAAACCCGTTTTTACAGTACTTATCCATTTTGGGTGTTATCGTTTATGTTAACCATTTTGTGCTTTTACCTTTTTTTGTAAAACGAAAATGGTACGTACTTTATGGTTTGTTATTTATTGCAATCTCCTTTTTTGCTACACAAGTGTACTGTGACTTTTTTGCACAATGTGGGTGTTCTATAATGAAATGTTTAAGCGATTATTTATGGCAAACCTTGGTGCCATTAATTTTCTTTTCATTTATATGGATGTTGTTTCGGTTTTTGGATGAACAAAGACTTAAAGAAGATATGATAAAACAACATACAGAAATGGAGTTGAAATTTTTGAAATCTCAAATTAATCCACACGTATTATTTAATAATTTGAATACGATTTATTCCTATTCTATAGAAAAGCCCAACGAAACACCAGAGCTTATTTTAATGTTATCTGATAATTTAAAACATGTTTTGTATGATAGTAATGCAGCATTTGTTGATTTAGAAAAAGAACTTCATTTTCTAGATAATTATATTAAATTCCAAAAGATTAGAACAGAAGGTGTTAAACATATCGAGTATACTGCTAATGTAATGTCAGGTTATAGTAAAATTGGACCATTATTGTTAATTACTATTATTGAAAATGCGTTTAAACATAGTACACTAAATAGTACTATATTCATACAGCTTACGGAAAAAGATAACACATTAGTTTGTACTTGTATTAACGAATTTGAACATAATAATATAGATAATACCGACTCTAAAATTGGATTTAAAAATCTAAAAAAACGATTGGATTTGTTGTACCCAAATAAGCATCGGTTGCATATTGAGAAGACGGACCAATTTAAAGTAATTTTAACCTTAGATCTATCATGA
- a CDS encoding LytR/AlgR family response regulator transcription factor — MTCIIIEDELPAQNLLKNYLSKLPNMELLGTFQSAIQAHNYFKTSTADVVFLDVNLPDISGIDFIKNVKNAPAIVMTTAYPDYAVSCFELDTIVDYLVKPFGFDRFLKAINKVERRLDTISDTKDMVEESIFLNVDKTLHKIVLNDILYLESDRNYITLVTKTQKLSYIDSLKNWIEKLPADYFIQIHKSYIINTKYVSKISGNEVYIDRQRLPIGRSFKSCLFRKLRIIC; from the coding sequence ATGACTTGTATCATTATTGAGGATGAACTACCTGCACAGAATTTGCTTAAAAACTATTTAAGTAAGTTGCCTAATATGGAATTGTTGGGCACATTTCAATCGGCTATCCAGGCGCATAACTACTTTAAAACAAGCACTGCGGATGTTGTGTTTTTAGATGTGAATTTACCAGATATATCAGGTATAGATTTTATTAAAAACGTAAAGAATGCACCTGCCATTGTGATGACAACCGCTTATCCCGATTATGCCGTTAGCTGTTTTGAGCTAGATACTATTGTGGATTATTTAGTAAAACCTTTTGGGTTTGATCGCTTTTTAAAAGCAATTAATAAAGTCGAAAGGAGATTAGATACAATTAGTGACACCAAGGATATGGTAGAGGAATCTATCTTTTTGAATGTAGATAAAACGCTTCATAAAATAGTACTCAACGATATTTTGTATTTAGAATCGGACAGGAACTATATTACGTTGGTGACTAAAACACAAAAATTGTCCTACATAGATTCGCTTAAGAATTGGATTGAAAAACTGCCTGCGGATTACTTTATTCAAATTCATAAATCTTATATCATTAATACTAAATATGTGAGTAAAATTTCTGGGAATGAAGTTTACATCGATAGACAACGCTTACCGATTGGACGGAGTTTTAAGTCTTGTTTGTTTAGAAAGCTAAGAATAATTTGTTAA
- a CDS encoding thioredoxin family protein, whose translation MKLFVSFALFLITLNSSIGQTLNTEVLDDKGQTKLLGQINKEGLLKDAYKNWFNKSYDDYIANEKLINTFKDSLNNYTIKAFLGTWCGDSKKEVPRFYRVLELADFNMDNLEVFALDNTKDSYKKGPNGEEKGFNIHRVPTFIFYKDGKEINRIVEHPVETFERDIEKIVTNQPYYPKYYVANIIFNNLEKTPIADLQKLEPKYLTFLPEYSEGSKELNTLGYWHLKDQQYDKALYIFDLNTKLFPNNPNTFDSLGEAFFTTKNYPDALKNYNKVLELKPEDKNALDMISKINIETKQ comes from the coding sequence ATGAAATTATTTGTATCATTTGCTCTTTTCCTAATAACCTTAAATTCTTCCATAGGTCAAACACTAAACACGGAAGTTTTGGATGACAAAGGACAAACAAAATTATTAGGACAAATTAATAAAGAAGGGCTTTTAAAAGACGCTTATAAAAATTGGTTTAATAAAAGTTATGATGATTACATAGCCAACGAGAAACTAATAAACACCTTTAAAGACTCGCTAAACAATTATACCATTAAAGCCTTTTTAGGAACTTGGTGTGGTGATAGTAAAAAAGAAGTACCGCGTTTTTACAGGGTATTAGAATTGGCTGATTTTAACATGGATAACTTAGAGGTCTTTGCTCTAGACAATACCAAAGACAGCTACAAAAAAGGACCTAACGGCGAAGAAAAAGGATTTAACATCCACCGTGTCCCAACTTTTATTTTTTATAAAGACGGAAAAGAAATTAATAGGATAGTGGAACATCCTGTTGAAACTTTTGAACGCGACATCGAAAAAATAGTCACTAACCAGCCTTACTATCCAAAGTATTATGTCGCAAATATTATTTTTAATAATTTAGAAAAAACACCTATTGCAGACCTTCAAAAACTAGAACCAAAGTACCTGACTTTTTTACCAGAATACTCAGAAGGTAGTAAAGAACTAAATACTTTAGGTTACTGGCATTTAAAAGATCAACAATACGACAAAGCACTTTATATTTTTGATTTAAACACAAAGTTATTCCCTAATAATCCAAACACTTTTGACAGTTTAGGTGAAGCTTTTTTCACAACCAAAAACTATCCTGACGCTTTGAAAAATTACAACAAAGTTTTAGAATTAAAACCTGAAGATAAAAATGCTTTAGACATGATTTCTAAAATTAATATAGAAACAAAACAATAA